CGTCCACACGGTCGCCCAGTACGGCACCGAGGAGCGGGCGACGATCACGGGCACGACCGGGAAAGGCGAGTACGCCCGCGGACGCGACGAACTCTTTTCAGAACTCGGAGACGTCCTGAAGCGCCAGGACGCCGACGCGATCATCCTCGCCGGTCCGGGCTTTACGAAACAGGACGCGCTGAAATACATCGAGAACAACGAGCCCGAGGTCGCCGAGAAGATCACGATGGTCGACACGGCCGCCGTCGGCGATCGGGGCGTCCACGAAGTCCTCAAGCGCGGCGCCGTCGCGGACGTCCAGCAGGAAACCCGCATCGAGAGCGAGGCCGAGTACATCGACGAACTCACCGAGCGCATGGCCCAGGGCGCGAAGGCGGCCTACGGTCCCGAAGAGGTCCGGAAGGCCGCCGACTACGGCGCGATCGATCGGCTCCTGATTCTGGACGATCGGCTCCGGAAGGAGCGCGGCCCCGAGGGCGAGTGGAACATCGACGTCGACCAGCTCGTCCGCACCACCGAGCAGAAGGGCGGCGAGGTCACCGTCTTCTCGAGCGAGTTCCCGCCGGGCCAGCAGCTGTCGAATCTCGGCGGGATCGCCGCGCTGTTGCGGTACCGGCTCGAGTGAGGACCGCCGCGTCGCTTCGGTATCGACTCGAGTGAGCCGGCTCCGCCTCGAGTCGGTGCGGGTCGAAACGTATAGGATGCTGTTCACTCCTGTTCAAAACGCGCGACCGTGAGTACCCTCGTTCTCGTGCTGTGGCTGCTCGCCGTTCTCTTCTACGGCGTCGGCGATCTGGTCACGACGGTCGTCGGCACTCGAACGGACGGCCTCGAGGAGGGACAGCCGCTCACTCGAGCGATCTTCGGCGAGCAGCCGTCGGCGCTGCAATTCGGACTGTTCAAGGTGGGCGTCCTGCTCGCGTTTTACGGCGTTTTCCTGCTGCTCCCGGACGACCGCTTTCGCCCGCTCGTTCCGGCGGCGATTCTCGGCGTCGGGATCGGCGTCGTCGTCCACAATATTCGGGCGATTCGAAGCGTTCGCTGACCGCAACGGGGAGGTGATCGAGACTGGCAGGTCGCTGGTGACCGGCGAGCCGCGTCAGGCCCGCTGCACGTCGGCCTCGAGGTTCGCCTCGATGAGC
The DNA window shown above is from Halopiger xanaduensis SH-6 and carries:
- a CDS encoding mRNA surveillance protein pelota; translation: MQIKDREQIEGGRERVTVVPESVDDLWHLQYVLEPGDRVAGDTTRRIQRNDDQMRDTGGEREHMWVAIAVDDIEFHKFANRLRVGGEIVACSREDQLGFHHTLNVEERDELSIEKRFKPDQEARLEEAEEATENPDVAIATVEEGQAHVHTVAQYGTEERATITGTTGKGEYARGRDELFSELGDVLKRQDADAIILAGPGFTKQDALKYIENNEPEVAEKITMVDTAAVGDRGVHEVLKRGAVADVQQETRIESEAEYIDELTERMAQGAKAAYGPEEVRKAADYGAIDRLLILDDRLRKERGPEGEWNIDVDQLVRTTEQKGGEVTVFSSEFPPGQQLSNLGGIAALLRYRLE